From Ictidomys tridecemlineatus isolate mIctTri1 chromosome 2, mIctTri1.hap1, whole genome shotgun sequence, the proteins below share one genomic window:
- the Znf800 gene encoding zinc finger protein 800 isoform X1, which translates to MPLRDKYCQTDHHHHGCCEPVYILEPGDPPLLQQPLQTSKSGIQQIIECFRSGTKQLKHILLKDVDTIFECKLCRSLFRGLPNLITHKKFYCPPSLQMDDNLPDVNDKQSQAINDLLEAIYPSVDKREYIIKLEPIETNQNAVFQYISRTDNSTEVTESSSTPEQTEVQIQEASTEQSKTVPVTDTEEETVETPPVEIVADEVVPTSDEQPQESQADLETSDNSDFGHQLICCLCRKEFNSRRGVRRHIRKVHKKKMEELKKYIETRKNPNQSSKGRSKNVLVSLSRSCPVCCKSFATKANVRRHFDEVHRGLRRDSITPDIATKPGQPLFLDSVSPKKSFKTRKQKSSSKAEYNLTACKCLLCKRKYSSQIMLKRHMQIVHKITLSGTNSKREKGPNNTANSSEIKVKVEPADSVESSPPSIIHSPQNELKGTNHSNEKKNTPAAQKNKVKQDAESPKSTSPSAAGGQQKTRKPKLSAGFDFKQLYCKLCKRQFTSKQNLTKHIELHTDGNNIYVKFYKCPLCTYETRRKRDVIRHITVVHKKSSRYLGKITASLEIRAIKKPIDFVLNKVAKRGPSRDEAKHSDSKHDGTSNSPSKKYEVADVGIEVKVTKNFSLHRCNKCGKAFAKKTYLEHHKKTHKANASNSPEGNKTKGRSTRSKALVCLAKPSPRSAAALRPPAGAVTTRQAAASCRAKLRGGAARERQHARGLGRPSVP; encoded by the exons GAACTAAACAACTTaagcatattttattaaaagatgtGGACACTATTTTTGAATGTAAATTATGCCGCAGTCTCTTCAGAGGATTACCAAATTTAATTACCCATAAGAAATTCTACTGCCCACCAAGTCTTCAGATGGATGATA ACCTTCCTGATGTAAATGATAAACAAAGCCAAGCCATAAATGATCTCCTAGAAGCCATATATCCAAGCGTGGACAAGCGAGAATATATTATTAAGCTAGAACCCATAGAAACAAATCAGAATGCAGTGTTTCAATATATTTCAAGAACTGATAATTCTACTGAAGTCACAGAGTCAAGCAGTACTCCTGAACAAACTGAAGTTCAAATACAGGAAGCTAGCACTGAGCAATCTAAAACAGTACCAGTTActgacacagaggaggaaactgtaGAGACCCCTCCTGTTGAGATTGTTGCAGATGAAGTTGTACCTACATCTGATGAACAACCCCAGGAATCACAGGCTGACTTGGAAACTTCTGACAATTCTGATTTTGGTCACCAGTTGATATGTTGTCTttgtagaaaagaattcaattcTAGACGAGGTGTTCGCCGCCACATTCGAAAAGTGCacaagaaaaagatggaagaactGAAAAAGTACATTGAAACACGAAAGAATCCAAACCAATCCTCTAAAGGACGCAGTAAGAATGTTCTAGTTTCATTAAGTAGGAGTTGTCCAGTATGTTGTAAATCATTTGCTACAAAAGCGAATGTAAGGAGgcattttgatgaagttcataGAGGACTAAGGAGGGATTCAATTACTCCAGATATAGCAACAAAGCCCGGGCAACCTTTGTTCCTGGATTCTGTTTCTcctaaaaaatcttttaagactCGAAAACAAAAGTCGTCTTCAAAGGCTGAATACAATTTAACTGCATGCAAATGCCTCCTTTGCAAGAGGAAATATAGTTCACAAATAATGCTTAAAAGACATATGCAAATTGTCCACAAGATAACTCTTTCGGGAACAAACTCTAAAAGAGAGAAAGGCCCTAATAATACTGCCAACAGTtcagaaataaaagttaaagTTGAACCAGCAGATTCTGTAGAATCTTCACCCCCTTCCATTATCCATTCTCCACAGAATGAATTAAAGGGAACAAatcattcaaatgaaaaaaagaacacaccggcagcacagaaaaataaagttaaacaaGACGCTGAAAGCCCTAAATCAACTAGTCCCTCGGCTGCAGGTGGCCAGCAAAAAACTAGGAAACCAAAACTTTCAGCTGGCTTTGACTTTAAGCAGCTTTACTGTAAACTTTGTAAACGTCAGTTTACTTCCAAACAGAACTTGACTAAACACATCGAGTTGCACACAGACGGAAATaacatttatgttaaattttacaAGTGTCCTCTTTGCACTTACGAAACTCGTCGGAAACGTGATGTGATACGACACATAACTGTGGTTCATAAAAAGTCATCTCGATATCTTGGGAAAATAACAGCCAGTTTAGAGATCAGAGCTATAAAAAAGCCTATTGATTTTGTTCTAAATAAAGTGGCAAAAAGAGGCCCTTCGAGGGATGAAGCAAAACATAGTGATTCAAAACATGATGGCACTTCTAATTCTCCTAGTAAAAAATATGAAGTAGCTGACGTCGGTATTGAAGTAAAAGTCACAAAAAACTTTTCTCTTCACAGATGCAATAAGTGTGGAAAGGCATTTGCCAAAAAGACTTACCTTGAACATCATAAGAAAACTCATAAGGCAAATGCTTCCAATTCACCTGAAGgaaacaaaaccaaaggccgaagtACAAGATCTAAGGCTCTTGTCTG CCTGGCGAAGCCGTCGCCCCGCAGCGCCGCAGCCCTGCGCCCGCCCGCGGGCGCCGTCACCACGCGCCAGGCCGCCGCCAGCTGCAGAGCCAAGCTCCGCGGCGGCGCCGCCCGGGAGCGCCAGCACGCGCGCGGCCTCGGCAGGCCCTCCGTCCCCTGA
- the Znf800 gene encoding zinc finger protein 800 isoform X2 yields the protein MPLRDKYCQTDHHHHGCCEPVYILEPGDPPLLQQPLQTSKSGIQQIIECFRSGTKQLKHILLKDVDTIFECKLCRSLFRGLPNLITHKKFYCPPSLQMDDNLPDVNDKQSQAINDLLEAIYPSVDKREYIIKLEPIETNQNAVFQYISRTDNSTEVTESSSTPEQTEVQIQEASTEQSKTVPVTDTEEETVETPPVEIVADEVVPTSDEQPQESQADLETSDNSDFGHQLICCLCRKEFNSRRGVRRHIRKVHKKKMEELKKYIETRKNPNQSSKGRSKNVLVSLSRSCPVCCKSFATKANVRRHFDEVHRGLRRDSITPDIATKPGQPLFLDSVSPKKSFKTRKQKSSSKAEYNLTACKCLLCKRKYSSQIMLKRHMQIVHKITLSGTNSKREKGPNNTANSSEIKVKVEPADSVESSPPSIIHSPQNELKGTNHSNEKKNTPAAQKNKVKQDAESPKSTSPSAAGGQQKTRKPKLSAGFDFKQLYCKLCKRQFTSKQNLTKHIELHTDGNNIYVKFYKCPLCTYETRRKRDVIRHITVVHKKSSRYLGKITASLEIRAIKKPIDFVLNKVAKRGPSRDEAKHSDSKHDGTSNSPSKKYEVADVGIEVKVTKNFSLHRCNKCGKAFAKKTYLEHHKKTHKANASNSPEGNKTKGRSTRSKALV from the exons GAACTAAACAACTTaagcatattttattaaaagatgtGGACACTATTTTTGAATGTAAATTATGCCGCAGTCTCTTCAGAGGATTACCAAATTTAATTACCCATAAGAAATTCTACTGCCCACCAAGTCTTCAGATGGATGATA ACCTTCCTGATGTAAATGATAAACAAAGCCAAGCCATAAATGATCTCCTAGAAGCCATATATCCAAGCGTGGACAAGCGAGAATATATTATTAAGCTAGAACCCATAGAAACAAATCAGAATGCAGTGTTTCAATATATTTCAAGAACTGATAATTCTACTGAAGTCACAGAGTCAAGCAGTACTCCTGAACAAACTGAAGTTCAAATACAGGAAGCTAGCACTGAGCAATCTAAAACAGTACCAGTTActgacacagaggaggaaactgtaGAGACCCCTCCTGTTGAGATTGTTGCAGATGAAGTTGTACCTACATCTGATGAACAACCCCAGGAATCACAGGCTGACTTGGAAACTTCTGACAATTCTGATTTTGGTCACCAGTTGATATGTTGTCTttgtagaaaagaattcaattcTAGACGAGGTGTTCGCCGCCACATTCGAAAAGTGCacaagaaaaagatggaagaactGAAAAAGTACATTGAAACACGAAAGAATCCAAACCAATCCTCTAAAGGACGCAGTAAGAATGTTCTAGTTTCATTAAGTAGGAGTTGTCCAGTATGTTGTAAATCATTTGCTACAAAAGCGAATGTAAGGAGgcattttgatgaagttcataGAGGACTAAGGAGGGATTCAATTACTCCAGATATAGCAACAAAGCCCGGGCAACCTTTGTTCCTGGATTCTGTTTCTcctaaaaaatcttttaagactCGAAAACAAAAGTCGTCTTCAAAGGCTGAATACAATTTAACTGCATGCAAATGCCTCCTTTGCAAGAGGAAATATAGTTCACAAATAATGCTTAAAAGACATATGCAAATTGTCCACAAGATAACTCTTTCGGGAACAAACTCTAAAAGAGAGAAAGGCCCTAATAATACTGCCAACAGTtcagaaataaaagttaaagTTGAACCAGCAGATTCTGTAGAATCTTCACCCCCTTCCATTATCCATTCTCCACAGAATGAATTAAAGGGAACAAatcattcaaatgaaaaaaagaacacaccggcagcacagaaaaataaagttaaacaaGACGCTGAAAGCCCTAAATCAACTAGTCCCTCGGCTGCAGGTGGCCAGCAAAAAACTAGGAAACCAAAACTTTCAGCTGGCTTTGACTTTAAGCAGCTTTACTGTAAACTTTGTAAACGTCAGTTTACTTCCAAACAGAACTTGACTAAACACATCGAGTTGCACACAGACGGAAATaacatttatgttaaattttacaAGTGTCCTCTTTGCACTTACGAAACTCGTCGGAAACGTGATGTGATACGACACATAACTGTGGTTCATAAAAAGTCATCTCGATATCTTGGGAAAATAACAGCCAGTTTAGAGATCAGAGCTATAAAAAAGCCTATTGATTTTGTTCTAAATAAAGTGGCAAAAAGAGGCCCTTCGAGGGATGAAGCAAAACATAGTGATTCAAAACATGATGGCACTTCTAATTCTCCTAGTAAAAAATATGAAGTAGCTGACGTCGGTATTGAAGTAAAAGTCACAAAAAACTTTTCTCTTCACAGATGCAATAAGTGTGGAAAGGCATTTGCCAAAAAGACTTACCTTGAACATCATAAGAAAACTCATAAGGCAAATGCTTCCAATTCACCTGAAGgaaacaaaaccaaaggccgaagtACAAGATCTAAGGCTCTTGTCTG A